GATAAAAGCTGTGCTATCAAAGACCTTTCTTTCTGGGTTATATCTTCTCCTTTGGAAAGGGAAAACAGGGTTTCCAGCATAGACTCCTTTAGGGTCTGTGACGAGGAGATTAATGAGATTATGTCTTTTATCTTTCCCTGCTGAATGTTGAGAAACTGGAGGCTATCGTCCCTGCCTAACACCCCCAATATCTGGATTTTTAGCTTGTGGTCTGTTGAGGGGCTGTTTAGCACTTTTAGAAGAAGCGATGTGTCTTTCTGAAGAGGTATTTCTGTTTGAACGGTCAGCATTCCACCTTTCATTCTGAGAACAACACCACCGGTTGGAAGAATGTCTATAACCTCAGCTTTTACAGTTTCTCCGGCTTTTAGATGGATTGACTTTCCAAGCGGTTTTACTATCTGGAAGTACTCATAGTTTGATATAAGAGGCTTAAAATTTATCATAACTCTCTCCAGAGAGTTTCAAAAACACTCTACTTTTTGTACACCTTCCTTTTGAATATATCTTTAGGTGAGGCAACCCTGTCAATAAAAAGTTTTCCTATAAGATGATCCATCTCATGCTGAATGACAACTGCCTCAAATCCTTCTGTATCAAATGTTATTGTTTTTCCGTTAATGTCTTCAGCCTCAACCTTTATCCAGTAATATCTTTTCACATTTCCTGTAAAGTCAGGAACAGAGAGACACCCTTCCCTTATTATTATCTCACCGTCATGAGCTATTATTCTTGGGTTTGAAAGAACCATCAGTCCATGGTTTGTTTTGTTGTATTTATGTTTATAATGGGAGGCATCAACGATTATCGTCTGGATATGTTTATTTACCTGAGGGGCAGCTATGCCCACCCCTGCAGGTGAGTTTTTCATTGTGTAAATGAGATTGTCAACAAACTCTTTAAACTCCTTACCAAAATCAACAACAGGGTCGGAAACCTTTTTCAGCCTCTCATCGGGATATATCAGTATCTGGAGTTTTTCCATCACATCTCCACGCTTTCAACCTTTTCAATGGAAATATCAATATTAAGCTCATCCTTAAGCTTTTCAATATCAGGAATTACATCTTCCTCTTTAAGACCTGTGGGAAACTCTATCTGGGCTATAAGAACATAAATCTCCGGACTTTTTTCTGTCCGAAGGTCAGCTATGTTTATATTTTTGTCAGAAAGTAGTTTAGCAACCTTGTAAACAATGCCCGGTTTATCTGCACCGTATACAACAAGGTTGTAAATATCCCCTATCTCCCTTTTTCCTTCGTAAACTTCCTGCGGTATCTCCCTTATGTTTATAAGAAGACCTTTTTCTTCCT
The sequence above is drawn from the Persephonella sp. genome and encodes:
- the def gene encoding peptide deformylase — protein: MEKLQILIYPDERLKKVSDPVVDFGKEFKEFVDNLIYTMKNSPAGVGIAAPQVNKHIQTIIVDASHYKHKYNKTNHGLMVLSNPRIIAHDGEIIIREGCLSVPDFTGNVKRYYWIKVEAEDINGKTITFDTEGFEAVVIQHEMDHLIGKLFIDRVASPKDIFKRKVYKK
- a CDS encoding ACT domain-containing protein, encoding MKHFVITAVGEDRPGIVADIAKVLYEEGFNIEDSSMTRLNNEFAVMLIVTTDKEISQEQLKEKFRKVEEEKGLLINIREIPQEVYEGKREIGDIYNLVVYGADKPGIVYKVAKLLSDKNINIADLRTEKSPEIYVLIAQIEFPTGLKEEDVIPDIEKLKDELNIDISIEKVESVEM